From a single Salmo salar chromosome ssa22, Ssal_v3.1, whole genome shotgun sequence genomic region:
- the glt8d1 gene encoding glycosyltransferase 8 domain-containing protein 1 isoform X2 — MSLRRVNVAILVLLAVAFLIIVQRNLLNLNDFLRSENPDAVPGMILPFESEFSPELRPDLVRTGEKIPVVITAAEERLGAVVAAMNSVYQNSKANIVFNIVTMNDTVDHLKVWMTKTKLNNVKYKIIIFEPQLLNGKITKNPQKLDSVKPLTFARFYMPVFIPDAEKAIYLDDDIIVQGDIQELFDTSLKSGHAAAFSDDCDSASAKGIVRGAGNQNNYIGFLDFKKEAIKKLGMRANTCSFNPGVIVANLTEWKRQNITNQLEHWMELNAQEDLYSKTLAESITTPPLLIVFYKHHSSIDPMWHVRHLGATGAGNRYSPQFVKAAKLLHWNGHYKPWSRTSSFTEVWDKWYIQDPMRKFHPVRKHAGDK, encoded by the exons TAAATGTGGCCATCCTTGTGCTGCTGGCAGTAGCATTTCTGATCATCGTGCAACGGAATCTCCTGAATCTCAATGACTTCCTTAGAAGTGAGAATCCAG ATGCAGTGCCAGGTATGATTCTGCCATTTGAGTCTGAGTTTTCTCCTGAGCTCAGACCAGACCTTGTGAGAACTGGGGAGAAGATCCCAGTGGTCATTACTGCTgcagaggagagactgggagcTGTGGTGGCTGCCATGAACAGTGTCTACCAGAACAGCAAAGCCAACATTGTGTTCAACATTGTGACCATGAATGACACTGTGGATCACCTCAA GGTGTGGATGACTAAGACTAAGCTTAACAATGTCAAGTACAAGATCATCATATTTGAGCCCCAACTTCTCAATGGGAAGATTACCAAAAATCCTCAGAAGCTTGACTCTGTGAAACCG ttGACCTTTGCCAGATTTTACATGCCGGTATTCATACCAGATGCAGAAAAGGCCATTTATTTGGATGATGACATCATTGTACAAG GGGACATCCAAGAGCTTTTTGACACAAGCCTAAAGTCAGGTCACGCAGCTGCGTTCTCAGACGACTGTGATTCTGCATCCGCAAAGGGCATCGTTCGAGGGGCCGGGAACCAG AACAATTACATTGGCTTCCTGGACTTTAAAAAAGAGGCCATCAAGAAGCTGGGCATGAGGGCTAACACGTGTTCCTTTAATCCCGGAGTGATCGTGGCCAACCTGACGGAGTGGAAGCGTCAGAACATCACCAACCAACTGGAACACTGGATGGAGCTCAACGCACA AGAGGACCTCTACAGTAAGACCCTGGCAGAGAGTATCACCACACCTCCCCTGCTCATTGTCTTCTACAAACACCACTCCAGCATCGACCCCATGTGGCACGTCAGACACCTAG GGGCTACTGGTGCTGGAAACCGCTACTCTCCCCAGTTTGTGAAAGCTGCCAAACTCCTCCATTGGAACGGACATTACAAACCATGGTCCAGGACCTCTTCATTCACCGAAGTCTGGGACAAGTGGTATATTCAGGACCCCATGCGTAAATTCCATCCAGTTCGGAAACATGCAGGGGACAAGTAG
- the glt8d1 gene encoding glycosyltransferase 8 domain-containing protein 1 isoform X1 — protein sequence MSVSRRLTRRAADDDAMSLRRVNVAILVLLAVAFLIIVQRNLLNLNDFLRSENPDAVPGMILPFESEFSPELRPDLVRTGEKIPVVITAAEERLGAVVAAMNSVYQNSKANIVFNIVTMNDTVDHLKVWMTKTKLNNVKYKIIIFEPQLLNGKITKNPQKLDSVKPLTFARFYMPVFIPDAEKAIYLDDDIIVQGDIQELFDTSLKSGHAAAFSDDCDSASAKGIVRGAGNQNNYIGFLDFKKEAIKKLGMRANTCSFNPGVIVANLTEWKRQNITNQLEHWMELNAQEDLYSKTLAESITTPPLLIVFYKHHSSIDPMWHVRHLGATGAGNRYSPQFVKAAKLLHWNGHYKPWSRTSSFTEVWDKWYIQDPMRKFHPVRKHAGDK from the exons TAAATGTGGCCATCCTTGTGCTGCTGGCAGTAGCATTTCTGATCATCGTGCAACGGAATCTCCTGAATCTCAATGACTTCCTTAGAAGTGAGAATCCAG ATGCAGTGCCAGGTATGATTCTGCCATTTGAGTCTGAGTTTTCTCCTGAGCTCAGACCAGACCTTGTGAGAACTGGGGAGAAGATCCCAGTGGTCATTACTGCTgcagaggagagactgggagcTGTGGTGGCTGCCATGAACAGTGTCTACCAGAACAGCAAAGCCAACATTGTGTTCAACATTGTGACCATGAATGACACTGTGGATCACCTCAA GGTGTGGATGACTAAGACTAAGCTTAACAATGTCAAGTACAAGATCATCATATTTGAGCCCCAACTTCTCAATGGGAAGATTACCAAAAATCCTCAGAAGCTTGACTCTGTGAAACCG ttGACCTTTGCCAGATTTTACATGCCGGTATTCATACCAGATGCAGAAAAGGCCATTTATTTGGATGATGACATCATTGTACAAG GGGACATCCAAGAGCTTTTTGACACAAGCCTAAAGTCAGGTCACGCAGCTGCGTTCTCAGACGACTGTGATTCTGCATCCGCAAAGGGCATCGTTCGAGGGGCCGGGAACCAG AACAATTACATTGGCTTCCTGGACTTTAAAAAAGAGGCCATCAAGAAGCTGGGCATGAGGGCTAACACGTGTTCCTTTAATCCCGGAGTGATCGTGGCCAACCTGACGGAGTGGAAGCGTCAGAACATCACCAACCAACTGGAACACTGGATGGAGCTCAACGCACA AGAGGACCTCTACAGTAAGACCCTGGCAGAGAGTATCACCACACCTCCCCTGCTCATTGTCTTCTACAAACACCACTCCAGCATCGACCCCATGTGGCACGTCAGACACCTAG GGGCTACTGGTGCTGGAAACCGCTACTCTCCCCAGTTTGTGAAAGCTGCCAAACTCCTCCATTGGAACGGACATTACAAACCATGGTCCAGGACCTCTTCATTCACCGAAGTCTGGGACAAGTGGTATATTCAGGACCCCATGCGTAAATTCCATCCAGTTCGGAAACATGCAGGGGACAAGTAG